One Tindallia magadiensis genomic region harbors:
- a CDS encoding chemotaxis protein CheA has product MADRPMEPMLEMYLFENRQLLEQLEEILLTSEENANMTKENIDEIFRIMHTIKGSSSMMMFTGLATLAHRIEDLFFYIREQKPEAIDYTSLCNLIFRAQDFMCQEMDMLESGKEAEEDPTNLLEEIEVYIAQLSGTEDQSNLEVKSRDKEEQEIQYYIRQDQTTTGNIKYYELKIHFQDDSQMENVRAFTLIHSLREICSEVVHFPSELFEDEKASEKIVENGFWVLIISELEESRMQEHLQETLFVNAIHLTEIEYEEYQKQRQEMVAMEGRENQEEKNLVAEEKEISSSNEEASEIQESIRSQKQSMITVNINKLDKLMDLVGEIVITESMVIKNPDLEGLELDNFQKSARQLRKLTDDLQDVVMSIRMLPIGPTFQKMKRLVRDMAQKIGKEVELILTGEETEVDKNIIDHLSDPLMHLIRNAVDHGIETPEERIEQGKQEKGSIRLEATTSGGDVVISIIDDGRGLDSEKLIEKAKRKNLLLKPAEEMSDEEAFQLILAPGFSIKEDVSEFSGRGVGMDVVKNNIENVGGSISIDSKKGIGTSIYLKIPMTLAIVDGMQLQTGSAKYTIPTVNIRESFRAEEKNLFQDPDGNELIMIRGECYPILRLHEYFKVKSETEELTEGIMIMVEQDQKAICLFADKLLGEQQVVVKPLPNYLVRFPVKAKGIGGCTILGNGEISLILDIAGMINGTLQGGSDNVKSVG; this is encoded by the coding sequence ATGGCAGACAGACCAATGGAACCCATGTTGGAAATGTATCTTTTTGAAAACCGGCAGTTATTGGAGCAACTGGAAGAAATTTTGTTAACCAGCGAAGAAAATGCGAATATGACAAAAGAGAATATTGATGAAATTTTCCGGATCATGCATACCATTAAAGGATCGTCTTCAATGATGATGTTTACCGGTCTGGCAACCTTAGCACATCGGATTGAAGATTTGTTTTTCTATATTCGGGAACAAAAACCAGAAGCGATTGACTATACGTCTTTATGCAATTTAATCTTTCGTGCTCAGGACTTTATGTGTCAAGAAATGGATATGCTGGAATCAGGAAAGGAAGCAGAGGAAGATCCGACAAATCTTTTAGAAGAAATTGAAGTATATATCGCTCAACTTAGTGGAACAGAAGATCAGTCAAATCTAGAGGTCAAGAGCAGAGATAAAGAAGAACAAGAAATTCAGTATTATATAAGGCAAGATCAGACAACAACAGGAAATATCAAATATTATGAGTTGAAAATACATTTTCAGGATGATAGTCAGATGGAAAATGTGCGAGCTTTTACACTGATTCATAGCTTAAGGGAGATATGTAGTGAAGTGGTACACTTCCCATCAGAACTTTTTGAAGATGAAAAGGCCAGTGAGAAAATTGTTGAAAATGGATTTTGGGTTTTAATAATTAGCGAATTAGAAGAAAGTAGAATGCAAGAACATTTACAAGAAACACTTTTTGTGAATGCTATTCACCTTACAGAAATTGAATATGAGGAATATCAAAAGCAACGGCAAGAAATGGTGGCTATGGAAGGAAGGGAAAACCAAGAAGAAAAGAATCTTGTGGCAGAGGAAAAAGAAATTTCTTCATCGAACGAAGAAGCCTCTGAAATTCAGGAAAGTATTCGTAGTCAAAAACAAAGCATGATTACAGTCAATATTAACAAGTTAGATAAATTGATGGACCTGGTAGGAGAGATTGTTATCACTGAATCAATGGTGATAAAAAATCCAGACTTAGAAGGACTGGAATTGGACAATTTTCAAAAATCTGCCCGACAACTTCGAAAACTAACAGATGATCTGCAAGATGTTGTTATGTCTATCCGAATGCTTCCAATAGGACCAACCTTTCAAAAAATGAAGCGGTTAGTGCGCGATATGGCTCAGAAGATTGGAAAAGAGGTAGAGCTGATTTTAACAGGAGAAGAAACAGAAGTAGATAAAAATATTATTGATCACTTAAGTGATCCTTTGATGCATTTAATCAGAAATGCAGTAGATCACGGGATTGAAACTCCGGAGGAAAGAATAGAGCAGGGGAAGCAGGAAAAAGGAAGCATCCGATTAGAAGCAACAACCAGTGGTGGTGATGTGGTCATCAGCATTATTGATGACGGGCGCGGGCTAGATTCGGAAAAATTAATCGAAAAAGCAAAAAGAAAAAACTTGCTCTTAAAACCAGCAGAAGAAATGAGTGACGAAGAAGCATTTCAACTTATATTAGCTCCTGGATTTTCAATAAAAGAAGATGTGTCGGAATTTTCTGGCAGGGGGGTAGGGATGGATGTTGTAAAGAATAATATTGAAAATGTTGGCGGAAGCATTAGTATTGATAGTAAAAAAGGAATAGGGACCAGTATTTATCTTAAAATTCCTATGACTCTGGCTATTGTTGATGGAATGCAACTTCAAACAGGTTCAGCAAAATACACGATTCCAACTGTTAATATCAGAGAATCCTTTCGTGCGGAAGAAAAAAATCTTTTTCAAGACCCGGATGGAAATGAGTTGATTATGATTCGTGGTGAATGCTATCCAATCCTACGTCTACACGAATACTTTAAGGTGAAATCAGAAACAGAAGAGCTTACAGAAGGTATCATGATTATGGTGGAACAGGATCAAAAAGCAATTTGTCTATTTGCTGACAAACTGTTGGGAGAACAGCAGGTAGTGGTCAAACCTTTGCCGAATTATTTAGTACGATTTCCGGTGAAAGCTAAAGGAATAGGTGGATGTACGATTCTTGGAAATGGTGAAATCAGCTTAATTCTAGATATCGCTGGCATGATCAATGGAACTCTACAGGGAGGTAGCGACAATGTCAAAAGTGTTGGATGA
- a CDS encoding chemotaxis protein CheW, which translates to MSKVLDEMIELEEDTQKGKYLTFKLGKEMFGIEIRYVTEIIGMQPIAEVPEVPDYVQGIINLRGQIIPLIDVRIKFKKEAKAYHDRTCIIVIDIQNTSIGLIVDEVAEVLSIPDEHIVPPPEYKTGFQNRYIKSIGRVGDEVKLILDCEKILDSNELETLEQVSNKGGE; encoded by the coding sequence ATGTCAAAAGTGTTGGATGAAATGATAGAACTAGAAGAAGATACGCAGAAAGGAAAATACCTGACTTTTAAACTGGGCAAAGAAATGTTTGGCATTGAAATTCGATATGTAACAGAAATCATCGGGATGCAACCTATTGCAGAAGTACCAGAAGTACCGGATTATGTACAGGGTATCATTAATCTGAGGGGACAGATTATTCCTCTCATTGACGTACGGATTAAATTCAAAAAAGAAGCTAAAGCATATCATGATCGGACATGTATTATTGTTATTGATATACAAAACACATCTATTGGATTGATTGTGGATGAAGTGGCAGAAGTTCTTAGCATACCAGATGAACATATTGTTCCACCTCCTGAATACAAAACAGGGTTTCAGAATCGATATATCAAAAGCATTGGTCGGGTGGGAGATGAAGTTAAACTAATTTTAGACTGTGAAAAGATATTAGATAGTAATGAATTGGAAACCCTGGAACAGGTGTCAAATAAGGGAGGAGAGTAG